A region of the Archocentrus centrarchus isolate MPI-CPG fArcCen1 unplaced genomic scaffold, fArcCen1 scaffold_24_ctg1, whole genome shotgun sequence genome:
tatacatgcttcccttaggcagtattattagaaagtatttcatcaattttcattgttatgcagatgatactcagctttacctatcagtgaagccagatgacacacatcaattagttaaactgcaggaatgtcttaaagacattaaggcctggatgacctctaatttcctgcttctaaattcagataaaactgaagttcttctactcggccccacaaatcttagaaatggtgtctaaccagatacttactctggatggcattactttggcctccagtaacactgtatatatatatatatatatatatacagtatatatatatatatatacagtatatatatacagtatatatatacagtatatatatatatatatatatatatatatatatatatatatatatatatatatatatatatatatatatatatatatatatatatatatataaaaataaagtatacAGATCACAGCATACTGCGACAACAGGATGCAACATCTACACGTCCTATGTCTGCTTTCTGTTGACAGACGGTGCAGAAAGTTTCACTTCACATCATAAACTAATTTAAGAAATGAACATGTTTGAAGGGAAACCTCAGAGGTTTGTCTAAACTTCACTGTAGATAAAAAAGCCTTCATGTAAACTAGAATGGAAAGCCCAGAGTGAACATAACACTGGCaccaaggttattatagttaatgaaaacaaattaaataacaaaagctgaaattgaaaaaacatttttgttaactgaaataaaaaataaatttaaaaaaatgatgactAACTAAAGCTGtgggtttacaaaactaactacaagaaactgaaaatataGAAATATGCCTTTGTTTACACTATtatatttaaaagccttttggattgatatgaaattttTCGGCTCTAGCAGTTCAAGCTGGGAGCACTGCAactgtgcacgtgtgtgtgcatgtgcgtgcatgtgtgtgctcacAGCGCTTGACTGCAAAGAAATGACAGCAGTCTGCTGAGCAAACAGCAGAGTCCCATGAGTGTAATAACACAGATAGAAGCACattcttgttgtggatgataaAAAATGTGCGGAAAACTTCTCAAGTGGAAAAAGCACTACCAtaaaagtccacctgagaacaAACAAGGCTACAAAAAcccaaagagaggaaaaagtcccagcttgcactgcatataaaacaatccacaaggtaattaacacataagcTACAGAAGCATGAATATGGGCATAATGTTGGAGTATGTTGTGTTCAGAGGCCACAAAGACCCAGCGCTGTAGTCTagttagcgagcatctaaccaagctagctctctgagcagctccaaaacagaagcagcttcatgtagtggagaacatcaggatgcagctggatttgagctttgactccatCAGagagttcagtttatttttcttagACATTCGCTCCGTTTTAATGTTATACACCACATGTAACttttgttaatctactgcactgacactgaatGTTATTGTAGAGGTTACTGAGTTTgggagtttgtttttctttatgtttatgttcatgtgtgtctctaatattacacacatttatcacgtagtgctgctgtcttgtgcaCAGGTGGTTGTTGAAAGCATTTTTCAAATagtatcttttgtcgagttttTATAACAGAATAATCACTCTTTTATGGTGAATCTTGTACCTGACAAACtcagaaaaactaaaactaatgaaaataaaCTAAGAGTAAGcattaaaatgaacaaacaaaaaaaacctacttaaaaatgagtaaaactgctctgaaaactaactaaaactaaactataatgtaaaatcaaaGACTATTATAAACCTGACTGGAACTCAGCTAAAGACAAATGAATTAACCAGTTAATACTTAAAtacactgtaaaacacacagagtAAGTTAAAATAAAGAACTCTAAAATCTAAACTAGCTAGTTagtaaaatctgaaatattAAGAAGCGGTTGCTCTCAGCCTGCATTTCAGTTCAGCAGCCAAACTACAGAGTTCTTCCCTTGGCTGTGTCATTTCCTCCTGTCTTACATTGCTGTCACTCTGCCAGGAACCAAATGCACCAATGTGAAATGGCACAAAGgaaacagctgtttctttttactgaTTCAGCatctgaagctgctgaagctgTTTGTCCTCCACTGCTGAAACTGCTTCCAAGAGCCTTTCAGAGGAGGCTTTAGAAATGTGATCCTGCATGTGACACTGTTTGATTCTTGTATGCTTTATATGTTTGTACGAGTGAGCACACAATCCACACTGAACTGTTGAGTCTGACAGACTTCATACCTTTTAGTTTCCTGTAGAAGATCAGAACTCcaaccagaaccagaagaagcACAGAAACCAGACCTGCTACAACTGGaatgatggaggaggaagtacgaggaggagggagggctgTGGGAGAGGAGGGGGGATGAGGAGAGAGCGCTGTGGTAGAGGAGGGGGGATGAGGAGAGAGCACTGTGGGAGAAGAGGGGGGATGAGGAGAGAGCGCTGTGGGAGAagagggggggtgaggagagagCGCTGTGGGAGAAGAGGGGGGATGAGGAGAGAGCACTGTGGGAGAAGAGGGGGGATGAGGAGAGAGCGCTGTGGGAGAGGAGGGGGGATGAGGAGAGAGCGCTGTGGGAGAAGAGGGAGGAGCAGAGATACCAGGAGAGGTGCAGGCTGTGGTGCTCTGTAcatgaggaggaagagctgtAGGAGAGATGATGAAGATGGTTCAGTCAGTTTATTATCAGGTCAGCAGATTAGTGCTGGTCCTTAAACAGGAAGCGATCTCAGtgtgctgacctctgaccctcagAAAGCTCTGAGGAGATGATCCAAATGTATCAGTGGAACATGAGTAGAGACCTTCATCAGACTGCTGGATGTTAGTGATGGTGTGCTCTGATTTACGTCCAGATCCAACATTACTTCCATTAAACCTGAAATAAGCTGCCACGGTGTCAACATCCTTTTGTCTGCAATGCAGGGTGACGTCACTTCCTGTCCTCACAGGAAGTGCAGGGATCTCCAGGATCAGAGAATCATCTGaccaacaaagacacaaacagagtgATTCAGAGACAGAGTTCCACCAGAGAGACAGCTGCAAACATCTGTCTGTACCTGAAACACTGATGGAGACTTCATCGCTCTGCTGTCCAGAACGGTTTACACAGAAGTAACTTCCAttagaggagaaggagagatcCAGAAGACAGGAGGAACCATCAACCCTCTCAAAACCTCCCGCTGCTCCACAGACCTCAGTGTGTCCTCCTCTGGTCCTCTTCACTGTCCATCCATCAACACAATTCAGAGACACTGAAGAAGATCCTCTGAAGAACTGCTGAAGGtttggacagacagacagagagactggaggacagacagacagagtaaatgtgtttgtgtccttGTTGGAGTCTCTGATTGTTTTCACTTCCATCAactcacctgcagaaacactcagtgcagacagcagcagcacacacacacctgcaacagGAGGGCAGAGGTCACTAAAGGTCATAGTTCATTAGAGGTCAggcaaaatgctccaaaaaaaaaccctcaaaaaccCAAgtgctccatctcagactctgtaggcctcagttagcatgtgaGAGTTTAAAGTtcatgttcagtctttttctaattgtactgtcaagTATGGTGTATTGGATGAATTGGTGTCTCTGAAAAGAACATTGCAGCACAGCTTGCATTTGCAACGCTGCATCTGAACCAACCACAAGATTTATGGGACAATGGACATCATTCATTAGTATTTGCAGAGAAATGTTCTCACGCTGtgtaaacagcaaaaacaagtgTGTACACAAATTACCATCTGATTCATTTAACTTGCACCTGTTTTTCTTAGTATTTTGCAGTTGTTAGTAATTTGTtctttttgcctgtcatgtttgttagtttttgtaaacagaattgtgatctgaatgtgtGATTGTGATCTATGGTGCCACACATATTtactcttccaagatgagctctatagattctctataggctcctcttgttaatgtttgtccttttgtttcatttatttagtggtgttattttccccatacatatacatgtgtCCTTGTaatgccagagttgacaggctgagcgAGAAGacggggaaaaaaattaaagagaaagaggagaaaatagGAAAAGGGGATAGAAAGAGCAGAGCACAAGCAAATAAACCACATGGTGCATCAGCTGCTGcacttgaaaaagaagaaaaattcaTCATTGCTTGCCCACAGCACCATCCCCAAACCCTTAATGTCAACCCTTAAAGGTGCAATTAAAATTGAGGGGCAGACAGTATTAAGAACctgagtggggccacctcatcaacctctgggtAGGATGCCTGCCCCCCAAGGTCCTGTGTGTACCAggatgtgttgtgaattatgactataatgcaattaaaaaggagagtgGCAAGTGGTCATGAAGCGCCACACGTGGCCTCTAAGACCCTGCATGTGTGACTGATGtatagcgtgtgtgtgtgtgtgtgtgtgtgggagggggggtgggggtggggggacacAACACCTCAGCACAGAACAGGGAGAGGTGGACCTGGGACACACGGCACCCGACAGCGCcctggagcactgcagcacctgagatcGGCACCaccgcccccactgcagagggtaGCCTGCTCATCACCCGACACCCATTCATTTGACAGTGgacacaaacaagagacaagCCAAACTGGCCTGAGCTGGAAACACGGTGCTCCATCCACCCCAACTACCCCACAACAGCCGGCCACCCACACCGCACGCACCCCATAGCCTCTAAAGTGCAAACCGGACATCCCAACATGAGCCGGGCCAACCCACCCAGTCACGTGCCCAACACAGCAGAGACCACCCCAGTGCAAGGAGGGACCCGACCAGGAGCTAGGCAACCTCTAGGCTGCAGGCCCCAGACTCTGCACCCCGAGCCCCACAGAGTCCGTTTTTCCATCGACCGGGTGCCAGTGTCAGTATTTTAACCATTCAGTGGCTTTTCCACTGCAAACACACTCAGTGCTCAGCCAAGAAATGGGTTCAACACTTGCaccacaagctagctggtcttgaGCCAAGAACACGTGATGCAAGTGGCAAaaaggcgtgactctgccatctcaacataaagGTTTCTATGGtttgtattacatgagaaaagtgatcagattttcacggctgtgaattaggttgctGCACAGGTGCTGCAGTAATTTTGTTTACACAGTAAAATATAttcacagcacaagaaaggggagcatgttctcccacatttgtgcgcttcagcttcGTGTCCAGAAGAGGACTCGCAACAGAAacataaacaatggagggaggagagagatgcgcgtttCCTAGCTGAAATACAAGCAATTATTTTGAGTCTGcatcagctaaagatgacaacatcaaggttagttgtgcactcggTGTTGGcaacaaagtgctatctagcttcaaaaacactgagatttgaagaaacatctggaggTGCAGCAGggcacagtcacacttacagagtGAGTCACACCAGTAGGGGAGTGAAGCAAAGCTGCGGCTAGTGCAGGagcccccagcacccaaacaacaaaagctggacttcagtacaaaccagtaagtgggggagagctgaaaaagctggtcggacagtatgtagtagaggaaatgctgcccttaaacacagCTGACTCGCCCTCATTTAtggatgtcatttttatgttgaggcggCGGGGAGTGCTGCCGGTCTTGTACCAAAGAGTGATGGTCTGTCAAAAAGTGACTTTTGGTgtttgccagaaagtgattgtctgtatttaaacggctttaaatgacttgttgacctataatctgtgaaacgtgtcaaacatatctctcatgaatgatatcaggtcattttgagcgagaaacagcatttctatcacaaggtagaagctgcactcactttatggcaaagtgacttttacagtatatattatcaaggttaaaaactgtcattgacattaaaaatctctttttaaaCAGGAATCTGGctgagaaggctgcagaaatcacaacaaatataacatcatcagcaaacgtgggagaacacgctcccctttgttgtgctgcaaatacattttagggtccaaacaaactactgcagcatctgtgtgcagcacagagggaaacacagacagcgattagagcaagacgacaagtacacactttgtgtccttttatctgtgatatgaactgatacaaagcagcaagttcagccttagagcccaacctgattcacagccgtgaaaatcgtttcacttttctcatgtaatacacatgtaatatggtagaaaacttgatgttgagacagcagagtcacgcccttctgctgctttcatcacgtgttcttggttcgagaccatcTAGCATCTACCATCTACCGGAGTTGAATCCGTTTCTCGGACAAGCACCGAATGTGTTTGCCGTGGAAAAAAAacgctgaatggttcaaatgtTTGCATCAGAtccccgtcggtggaaaagtGGCCACAGAAACATCCGAATCACTTCATGgtagacgatcactttttggcacaacactgtcTGCTGTTGAATGttactaataaagtaacttgtaatctaacttagttacttctaaaattaagtaatcagtgaagtaactaagttactttttaaaggagtaatcagtaatcactAATCAGATTACTTTCTCAAGGTAACGACGCCATCACTGATTACAAGTTTGAATCTTTGTAGTTAGTATCTTTGCTGCTGATTTACTGACTCTTACCCAAGGAGTAGCAGTAACTGGTCTGAGTGTTGGACTATCTCACAGCTACATGTCAGAGGTAAACTGTGGGGACTATAATCAGCAGCTGAGGCTCTAACTGTGTTTTAGCTCAgtctttgtgctgctgtgagTCACTCTCTGctggaaatgtgtgttttgctcTACAAAAGTGTGTTAGAGCTGGAATGAATGGATTAATGAGAGTAGGAAGACGAGGATTGACTCACCAAGGAGCAGAGAAACAGATGCAGCCTTCATGTTGTCTGGATGACGACTAAATGAAGTCTGACCTACAGAGCGATGGCTTCAACTACAGCGTCTTCACTTCCCTGTTCACATTCAGTGTCACTGGCTGCGCCCTGCATAAACCTGCTGCTATTATAATGGTATGTTTGCCTTAATGGAGTTCAGTGTGGTTTAGAATTTCTGTATGATGGTGAGACCGCAGCAGGTTGATTTAGATACGGTGGGTACGGTTTATGCTCTTAAGTTGTTCTGATGTGATGCAGAAATATTACTGCAAAGGTTCatttctctgctctgctgtgtcTCGATGTGTCAGGGTAACACTCTCCATATCAACTCTAGAGATGTTCTAGTTTTGAAGTATAGTTGCTATTGCtagttttgatttttatgttttcatcttttactcattcttccatgtttttactCTCTATCCCATTTTCTCTGGTGTTTATGTGTGCTTCTTATGTCTTTATAATTTActtatttactgttttatttcaatCCTAATTTTTCTTGTGTCTGAtccagttatttttatttcctgtctttgtctctttcttttacTTTGAGGTTCTCTGCCTCACCTTCATTGGTTGCACCTTTGTCTTTGTTCctcttgttttccttgtttgaACCTGTGCTCCTCAAATTCATTGTGCTTCTGTGGGTTCTAGTTTTGGTAGTTTATGTCCTGTAGACattgttttattctgtaaatattcatcatcttcagaTTTTGGATCCCTACCTCCTTAATTCAATtgagtgttatttatatagcacaaaatcacatcaacagtcacctcaaggtgctttacattgttagctaaaggccctacaataatataAGGAATACAGAAAAGAAACACCAACAATCAGAGGACACCTTGTGAGCAAGCACTGAATTCTCTTTTATCAGGAAGAAacgtccagcagaaccaggctcagagagggggaGTCATCTTCTGCAACtggttggggtgaggggagagagacaggacaaaagacacactgtggaagagagccagaaattaataataactaatgattaaatgcagagtggggtataaacagagtgaaaagagatgaagaagaaacattcagtgcatcatgggaactcccCAGCAGTGTAGGCCTATGgcaacataactaaggggtggttcaggatTACCTAATCCAGCTCTAAGCAGAAgattgatcataaaggaaatttttaagcttaatcttaaaaatagagagggtgtctgtctcctgaatccaagctggaagctggttccacagaaaaggggcctgaaagctgaaggctctgcctcccattctgctcttaagtatcctaggaaccacaagtaagccagcagtctgagagcgaagtgctctattggggtgatacggtactatgaggtctttgagataagatttAGTTAATTAGCTGGCCAAATTGGCTCCCTAGAAAGGCCGATTCACTGTCCGTCTTTCTTGTCAGAGCTGTCCTCTTGATCTGTTATCGCTGGGAGCACTATTAAGTGGGTAATAAGTCTAGTGTATACGCGGGCCTTTATCTGTACCTCAGTAGTTCTTACTCATCCATCTGGTCCTGGAAATACCTTGACCAGTCTCCCAATCTGCCATAATGACTGAGGTAACTGGGGGTCAACCAGCATCACAACCATACCTACCCTGATGCCTGGTGTGGgatttttccacttccttctaGTTTGCAATCCAAGCAAGTAGGTTCTTAGAAAGGCTGCCTAGAATCTGTCAGCCAGCAGTTGTGAGTGATTTCATCTTCTCTTACTCAGGTCCTCAAACTTGGGCTACACAACCTGGGGTAGTAAACCATCAGGCCACTCATCAACAAGCAATTGGGGGTCACAGGATCAAGCTTTGCTATGTCTGCTGAGACATATCTGAGGGGTTTAGAACTGAGAATGGCCTCAATTTCAATGAAGACTGTCGTTAGGACTTCTTCAGTGATTGCCTCTGAATCAAGGGCAGTATAAAGTGCCATTTTAGCTGAACGGATCTCCCACGCCGATATCCCACCAAAATGTGGTGCAGCAGGCAGATTTTAATGAAAGCTGATCTGTTGTTTGGCCAGATGCTGTTGCAGGTCAGAAATGAGCTGATTGAAAGCATCTCTGAGTTCATTGAAAGTGTCTCCATGGTG
Encoded here:
- the LOC115775661 gene encoding uncharacterized protein LOC115775661 — protein: MKAASVSLLLGVCVLLLSALSVSAVSLSVCPNLQQFFRGSSSVSLNCVDGWTVKRTRGGHTEVCGAAGGFERVDGSSCLLDLSFSSNGSYFCVNRSGQQSDEVSISVSDDSLILEIPALPVRTGSDVTLHCRQKDVDTVAAYFRFNGSNVGSGRKSEHTITNIQQSDEGLYSCSTDTFGSSPQSFLRVRGQHTEIASCLRTSTNLLT